The following are encoded together in the Juglans microcarpa x Juglans regia isolate MS1-56 chromosome 2D, Jm3101_v1.0, whole genome shotgun sequence genome:
- the LOC121250251 gene encoding pheophytinase, chloroplastic, whose product MYYQIFYLLGMSVGNYRNKPIMGGGVAASSHKFHSIGLVRFQFQYRPHETRGLRKLFHGDRYPPPQYPHADISCKNISSSITNCSTSSATPITAISTASEGGSNLLELAEIKESYRKWQWKGQYSINYFVSHSLSSSSSNSNPPLLLVHGFGASIPHWRRNIGTLAQNSTVYAIDLLGFGASDKPAGFNYTMETWAQLILDFLKEIVQKPTVLVGNSVGSLACVIAASESSRSLVQGLVLLNCAGGMNNKAIVDDWRIKLLLPLLWLFDFLLRQRGIASTIFENVRKRENLKNILLSVYANKESVDEELVEIIMEPTEDAGALDAFVSIVTGPPGPSPIQLMPRISLPVLILWGDEDPFTPLDGPVGKYFSSLPSQLPNVSLFVLEGVGHCPHDDRPALVHEKLLPWLAHLPAS is encoded by the exons ATGTATTATCAAATCTTTTATCTTCTTGGAATGAGCGTAGGAAACTACAGAAACAAGCCGATAATGGGAGGTGGAGTAGCGGCGTCTTCCCATAAATTCCACTCAATTGGGCTAGTGCGTTTTCAGTTTCAATATAGACCACATGAAACGAGAGGTTTGAGAAAGCTCTTCCATGGTGATAGGTATCCTCCTCCTCAATATCCTCATGCTGATATTTCCTGCAAAAATATTAGTAGCAGCATCACCAACTGCAGTACTAGCAGTGCTACACCCATCACAGCAATTTCCACCGCTTCTGAAGGTGGTAGCAATCTGTTGGAGTTGGCAGAGATAAAGGAGAGCTACCGTAAGTGGCAATGGAAGGGCCAATATTCCATCAATTACTTTGTTTCTCATTCTTTATCCTCTTCTTCTTCGAATTCCAaccctcctcttcttcttgttcATGGTTTTGGAGCTTCGATTCCACACTGGCGCAG AAATATTGGGACGTTGGCTCAGAATTCCACCGTATATgccattgatcttcttggctttGGTGCTTCTGATAAACCAGCAGGCTTTAACTATACCATGGAAACATGGGCTCAG TTGATATTGGACTTCCTGAAAGAAATTGTTCAAAAGCCAACTGTACTGGTTGGCAACTCTGTTGGAAGTCTTGCTTGCGTAATTGCTGCCTCAG AATCTAGCAGAAGCCTAGTTCAAGGGCTTGTACTGCTAAATTGTGCTGGTGGCATGAACAATAAGGCAATTGTAGATGATTGGAGAATCAAGCTATTATTACCTTTGCTTTGGCTGTTTGATTTTCTTCTGAGGCAACGGGGAATTGCTTCAACAATCTTTGAGAATGTTAGAAAGAG AGAAAACCTGAAGAACATTTTATTGTCTGTTTATGCAAATAAGGAATCTGTGGATGAAGAACTAGTAGAG ATCATTATGGAACCAACTGAGGATGCCGGTGCACTAGATGCTTTTGTTTCCATTGTGACAGGGCCACCTGGGCCAAGCCCTATACAGTTGATGCCTAGAATCTCCCTACCTGTGCTAATATTATGGGGGGATGAAGACCCATTTACTCCTCTTGACGGACCTGTTGGTAAATACTTCTCTTCGCTTCCTTCTCAACTTCCGAATGTAAGTCTCTTTGTATTGGAAGGGGTAGGGCATTGTCCCCACGATGACAGGCCTGCCTTAGTCCATGAAAAGCTTCTTCCCTGGTTGGCTCATCTTCCTGCTTCATGA